ggtgATCTTAGTCAGTGCCTGTTATCAGGGGACATGGTGTTCTTAGTACCACTGATACTTGACCTGTTGTGCAataatgtgtctgtgttatTGAGTAACAgagattttgtttgtgttattgggTCATCTGTTTATGTGTGGCACTGGGTGAAAAAGTCACCTTCTGACAGGTCTCAATGAACTCTTCGATGGTCACTACACCATCTCGGTTTTTATCCATTTTCTGCAGGAAAGAGGAAGGCCGCATTAGTGAGAGCATTTAAAGGGTGCTTTGTAATCTTCCTTTGAGTAGAGATTGAAAAGAGGCCTTGTTGCActgcgtgcttgtgtgtttagttgtgtttgtgtgcattcaGGACCTGGAAGAACTTGTCCACGTGTTCATAGGGTGCTTCATCTCGCACACACGGGTAGGTGTACCTCCCCATCATGTCATAGATCGACTTCATAATCGCCAGCATCTCCTGAAGAGAGGACGACAGAATCAAagagatttatttattattttgtgagACTAGATTTTAATTGGACTAAGCTCTGAGTTATCCTGTACATGACTGAAACTGacacactgacttcacagaTGTGGTCAAGATGAACTTAAACATGGGATCTCTCATGAGTGATGGCgcacagtcagagagagactAAATGAAGTGCGCAGAGCGAACCTTACATTAGTCAGACGGCACTTTAGAAAATGCAGAATGTAATGGTAAGATTCAAAATTTCATAGGTTGTCAAATTGTAAGTGATTTTGATTTATTCGAATTTGAATGAAACATTGGGATTTATGCAACAAATAGGTTAACTTTTGTTGCCTTCTCCCCATGCCCCATGTCTGTCtatataagaaaataaaatatgacatttgCCTGTGTCCATTTAACCTTTCATTGTCAAAAAGTTGCATATCCCATAACCCGCACATACTTCTTTGGTGATGTAGCCATCCTTATTAATATCATAGAGGTTAAAGGCCCAGTTGAGCTTCTCAGTGACAGAGCCTCTGAGCAGCACTGACAGGCCGATGACAAAGTCTTCAAAGCGGATTGAACCGTTTCTGTCGATGTCAAATGCGttgaacaggaagtgagcgTAGGTGGTGGCATCTGTGGACAAAAGGAGTTGGGGTCATAGATTTAGAGCACAGTCTTTtgccacagcaggaaaagagagaaaatgattgGGGAGGGGGCTTCTTATCAAGTCATTATAGTCAATAACTGAGTCTCCTTATTTTCTCAAGATATCCATcagtgcagtgaaaatattccagcCCGGGTTCAGTGCAAATCAACTTTCAAACTCAGATTTGTTCACTAGACTAGAGGCAGAagtgtatttatatgtattcAGTGGGCCTTTTTGTTTAAGGATGAACTGcccaacaaaataaaatgtagttcaaattaaaatgaggaaaatgctTCTTACACATTAATGCGTCATTACATTGATCCAACAATATAATTTACATATAACACAATGACAGCAGGCTTTCTGCAATACGTTAACCTTTGATTCTTCAAAACAATTTGCTGAAAGTACTTCTGCACTTTACTTCAGTAAGATCTTGAATTAAGGGTATTTCTACATTGATGTATTATTACTTTTACATAAGTAAAGGATCTATTGCTTCCTCCACTGTCATTATCTAACATATATTTGACTAATTTGACgtataagattttttttatggTAAATCTTgcaagaaaatgttgaaataaaatagaaatcaTGGAAAAATTAAAGACCCTTCTTTGCAAAACCCTTCCAACCTAATAGTTTTCATGCAATCCCGAACAAGCAAGGACAAGAGAGGAGAAGTGGTTTTAACGCCTAACCTCCTTGGGGAAAGAACTGAGAATAGATGGTCTTGAATGTCTCCTCATCAACCATCCCACTGGGACACTCCTGCtcgagagaggaagaaaaaactaATAAATATCAGATTAATTTAAGTCTATATAAAGCATGGTAATATAGAGCAGCGAAGAACGTCTCAGCAGCCGGACGTACGTTCTTAAAGCCTCGATAGAGAGACTGAAGCTCCTTCCTGGTGAACTTGGTCTGAGTCTGCAGCTGGTCCAGCCCCTCCGGCTGGTGACGCACCGTCGACAGCTCCAAATCACTGTCGCTGctgtctgtgggaggaagagagggagaaagagagggatggagagacagacaggaagagagaaaagagagaaaagcgaCGTAGGGAGAGGAAGGATGGGACAGACATTGAGTGTGTGGATGCAGGTCAACATTCAGGGAGGGGTGGGATCACACTTTCAACAGGGAGGCATTTGTTATAGAGCAGGTGGGGAAAACGTGCGAGTTTAAGAGAGAGATTTAGCAAAAAACTGGTGAGGAATGACAAAAGGCAGGCCAACGAGGGAGTTAAAAAGAAGAGGAGGTACTTTCTTTATGGCGGAAATGTCACCAAACAATTATCTGCTTATGAAGAAAGCCACTGTAGGAAATGAGAATTTGAGAAATTCAATCAAAATCACTTTTTCCTCACAGGGTGAATCACAACTCACAGCTCACACACGCTAAGAGAAAGCACTGCATGACCgcggaaagaaaaacattcaaaacaagGGAGGGAGGTTTGCTCAAAGTCAGGTGGGTTTCTACCATGACCATACTCACCATCtttagacagagagaggaggaggaagaggaggggtgtTGAGACCAAGatggagtgacagagagaaaatggagaacAGTGGGAGAGCGATagtaagagaaagaaaaaacaaaacaaagaaaacaagtcaaCACTGAGAGGTTCATACGGTGAGGTCTGAGCGGTCCACAGGAAAAGACTCTGGTTATATTCTGataaaacatccagcagagcaGCGAAAGATAATATGCTGTGAAACATAAACCAACACCACAGCCGAGGGAGGTGATCCACTCTTATGTAACGCTGCATCGTTCCTTCAGGGTTGATTTAAAACAATAAGACAggtggagacagcaggagatGACCTCCGACCTCCcattcataaaaataaaatggttCCCCGGTCTACGGTACCAAACAAATTACAGTTGGAGCTCAAATAATAAAGTAATGACTGAACAGTACTTTGCCCTTTAGCATAAAAGTTCATCCCTGGGAacagatgaaacagcagcaaCGTGGGAAACTTGATCTATCAGGCTTGATTTTAACAAATATGGACACCTCACATCAGCCAAAGACCACAGCTCGACGTAATTAAACCCAAATTTGATGGATATGGTGTTAAATTATCAACGCACAGTATTTTAGCAAAACTGCTTCCAACTGTGGGATGacatgatttgattttgatatttcttcttcctctgtgctggagACCTCCTTACTATTTGAAATATATTAATTATGTTCCTAAGTTAACTTAATAAGTATTATCTACATCCAAACTAAACCAGGATGAACCACTGAAACTAAAGAAATATCTTAGCTAGTAAAGACTTTGTGTAAGTTGGTTGCTATGATACATCTGACTGTCCAATCAAGAGCAATGAActatgtaaacaggaagttgcTGTGACATTACAAGTTAGCACATCTTCCACAATTAGTTTTCGAGGCAGAAAAGATTTATCTATTGCATATGTAggtattattttattttgttttataaatGGCTGCATACAAGGAGAAATACTTGTTTCACAGTTAATAGTATTCATATGGTTTAGAATGAGAAGGAAATATACAATTCTGATAACCCAGCTGAGGTTATTTACTCATTTAGTCAAATGTTATGGGCATAATAGCTCATAGTTCGAGgatttttgtgaaatgtaatttaaaatctCATCATCTTCGCTGCATTATCAAACGGCATGATTCAAGTGTCAGGTCAGATGTGTTGACATTACTCCACATACAAATTATCTCTTTTAGTCTTCCCGCTAGCAACACAACAGTTACACCTGGCAGTTTCTGGGTATAAATTTAGCAATGCATAGAAAAGTCCACTTAATAAACGCTTATGTTAGAACAAACAGTTGGTGCAAATGGCTCCTGGTGCTGTAAATACTCattagagcaccaaatgtgtattcataccaagctgaaaatagtccccaacaaaagCACTCTTTACTCCTGTTAGAGTAATGTTTGATAAGAACTACAATGTCCAGATGTTTTAGGAGATTAGTGAGCCTTTAATGAAAATGCAATTACATATCTGagacctgtttttaaagatttacatgtTTAAAGATTTCTTGGGGCTGAGATCTACACACAGGCTGGGAAAGCCAAGTACAGAGAGACGGAGTAACATACTGATGGTTTTGACCTGTTCgtgggatttgctgacaataaCAAATCCAGACTTGAGTCAAACAATATTCACAAATACCTATAAGTGGATTAAATTTGTAAAATGTCACTCCAGCCTCCTCGCTCCATGTCATCCTTCTCCTCCACACTGCCCCCCTCCCAGGTTGTCTCACCGGTCTCAGTGATGTCGATCAATCCCAGCAGGTGCATGAGTTTGAGGAACATGATCACCAGGCAGACGATGCCAACTGTCTGGAGTCCCTCCGTCTCCCACCTCACACTCATCTTTCCCTCGTCTTCTATCTTTTCCTCCACGGTCCCGCCTTTATTTTCCCCTACTACAAGACATTATTGGACTTTCGATACACATTTCCTCAATCCATCAGTCTctttcagcctccctctctctgttcttcttctctcaaaCAGTGTCACTCACTCATCAccctttttctgtcacattttttccCTGCAGTTTTTGTTACTCTATTTAGCTCTTCCCTTCTGCCCTTTTTAATTGACTGCCTTTCCCTTCCCcgtcctctctcctgctctaaTGGATCTTTCCGGGTATTCTCCACAACCAAGAGCAGGGTCTGACGGTCCAACTCCTTTATTAAGGTCAAGTGGATCAGACTATTGATGTAAAAATACCTctaaagagggagagagagagcgagagagagagcaagagagagagagagagaaatcccCTCCAAAAAATCTGGACCACCATGTTAATCCATGGGAGATCCAATGAGATGGGGAGGAGGATCACACATCTAGGTTTCTTGGCACCAGCATTGGTTCGGGATTCCTCCAGTGGGTATTAATCCTCTAGTTGGTGACAAAACTCTGACAAAAACGATATCCAACATTAATCCAGAGGTGATATGTGTCACAAAATTCTCCGCTGACTgaacttcctcctctctttcctaACTCCATCTCACATCTTATTGTCTGCTAATTAAGGCCTGCCTTTAAGGAATCAGAGAGGGTGGTGACAAAGGTCAACAGGTGTCCTGAATCCCATTTTCCCAGTCAGCTCTGTGATCCACTTTCTAATTGTTCCCCTGTCTCTCCTGGGGTCCATAACACAGATTTGATACTGTGTCAAACACTCCCAATCATGTAATAAAAGGAAACAGTGAGCTAATGCTCCCTCTGGTGGAGGATAATGAAACAACAGGAACAGATAGAGTGTGCAGGCacaaaagttttgtttttatgacaaTGGTAGAAGGTCACTTCATCCTAGATACAGAAAAATTCTAAAAGTAAGATCCTTGGTCAGTGCATATATGGTGTCCTGGGACAGAGTTACCTCCTCACTCAGTATGTGAAATACAATGCCAGCCTACCTACCTGTGCATACCTGCCTGCCATTCCTTCTCTATAAGTCCCTGAAATCATCCTGTCTGTGTTGAATGTCTGCACATAGTGATGCACAGATGGTACAGATCATCAGCTAGATCTAAATGTATATGTTCACAGACCATATGCTTCTTCTAAGGTTTAATAGATGTAATTTTATGTCATTATCTTGTAACACAGGGTGGGAATAGCGAGTGATATTCATGTGTATTCTGTATCTTATGATGCTTGCAAATacatataatttaaaaaaatcaaaatgaaaaagaaaaacaagaaggagGAGAGTGACTCTGATGGTCACTTTCAGTATTCAACCTTAGGTTTTCAAACCTTTTGTAATTAAAGTTGCTGAATATTTGTATTAAATTCTATAACTTTAGTTTTGTGCTTTTAGAAAATCAGTGATGCatgaatgtttttatcattttgaaTGGACAACTATAATCTTTGAAACACATTATAAGTCATCTGTTAAGTGATCTATGCAGCATCTCATTCTCTGCTCCATCTCTTTGCAGGATATTGATGTTACTCATCACAAAAATATCCTGCACGAGAGTCAAATGTGGAGTAAAAATATCAGATATTGGTATCAGAGAATCTCAGAATAGGGCTCGTACATCTCTAAAGACAAGGCTACCTCTGGCATCAGATGTCAGCCCAAAATAGGACCGAGTTGGACTGAGCCCAAAATTGACATCAGAGCAGGGAGGATGGGACAGAAACAACAATCAAAGGCCAGCAGCGGTTTTGTTTTAGATCAGATCATTTAACTggattttaaacacacacacacacacacacacacacacacacacacacacgtggacaaacacaatgtgtgcatgtttagtGAAGGAACACCAGTGGATATCTCCTTGAGTGCTGATGTTATAAAAAATGCAACAAGTAAGCTAGCAGACCTTATTGGTCTACTGATTGATAAGGGGCATCTAATGTACCACTGATGGTAAATGTGGAAAATCAAAGACATGTTTtattacacataaaaacacttaATAATAATGAATCATTATTTATTCAACATTACATCTTCTCCTTCTCACTCCGTGAAAAATCATTATTAATATATGATTGtgcaaatattttcaaaatgctggacacaagatgtccaattctcagtgtgtgtgcacaataaGCAGAATAAATGCAGACAGGAGGGGCATTTTGCCAACATTAGACAGTTTACTGGCCctttaaagtgctttacaacacatgccaatattcacccattcacacacattcatacactgatgGCGATACAGTGCTTTCTATCCACGAGGACTGTGTGctcatacattcacacacagactcacagcttggggttcagtatcctgttgtgattgtgtttgttcctttcaaaactaaaaatctcatctgaaatgaactgtagagagacagacaggacatgATCAAAGTTATGCAGGGTGCCCAGATGGCTCTGCCCCAACTATGCCAACAGGATAATGACGGgaaggacaaaggacaaagtCCTCTGAAGGGAAAGTCTGCGTAGGGAGGAAGGAtaggtcaaacacaggactttcactcaGGACGGTGGGGTTTGTTTCCCTTGTGAAATCAAAAgtgttgacttattttaacttatGTACGTACATTAATTGAAATAACTTACTCAAACCTAAGTTATGACACGTACGTAACTAATGTGGAGCAGAAGGGCAAAAGCTtgcttgatcttgattttcagtatgaacaCAGAAGGTTAAAGCAGGGTCTCATGATCCATTatctttttgggttttaagcaggaggtgtcagagcTTCATCAAACATGACACTCACAAGGCTGTTGCACGCTTGGTGCGACACTGGGTTGGATAATCAGTTAACTTTTAATGGTTCttgcatttgctgcttttcctggTCTTTCATTAGAGTAACATTTGGGTTCTTGGATGTTGGTCataaaaaagcaatttaaagatgtcatcttgggctctaaaaatgttaatgggcatttttctattatttatttatttatttatttatttatttattttttaaatgttttatagaccaaatgatcTATCGATCAATAGAGAAAATAACTGGAATCCTGATTGTAGGATGATGTCTTTGAACTTCTCAAGTTCCCAGAAATATTTCTGAGGatatgacctcagtgtcctcagagGTAACTATAGCATCAAGCTACAAGTGAATTACTTGCAAAAATCACAAAACTATACAATGAAGAATAACCTCAGgagtcagaaaaacagaaattacaGTGTCAAGTGCCATGATGCCAGTTTGCAGAGCAGCAAATTCATTATACGCTGGCGTGAATGACTGCAGAACTGAATCAGCTCCACAGGGAAAGTCTCAATAACAACTCTGATCATCACAAAGTTGATATTTATAGCAGGGCTGCATATCGAATCTATTTCTATCCAAGGCCAATCAACAAGGAGCACAACATCTGGACTTATGAATCCTGATGAATTCCACCCATTTTCCTTCCTGAGGACGGGCAAACATTTGAAGAGGGACAAAACACGCCTTCAGTGTAAAACATCTGCTGCCAAATGGTTAAATATGTGTCGGTCAATGAGAAGATGCTCAGGCAGATGAGATAATGACACTGCAGTTGGTAAATTAGTCCCACTGAGGAGGTGATGGAGTAATGAAGTGGCAGGAATCAGGATGAAGACACATCATGAGAATTTCACAGGCTACTGAGAGATGGCCAGTGTCCTtcagggtcctggaggagtACTCCATATTTAGGCGGCCTCAGAGAAAGCCTGTTCGATACCGCATGTATAATTGATGTGAAGTAATGCTAGACTGGGGTGTAGACCCTgccacagagggaggaggagaggaggaggaaggggggtgCTATTGGAAGAATTGAGGATCGGAGGAGATCGAGAGGAGTGATAAATTATGAAAGGACATTACTGGTGTTTTTGTTGAATTTACTGCTTATGATGCTGAGCCATATGAGAAGCACTAATGTGCCGACTGGAGCCTTCCTGCTGTAATTGACTTGGCACACTGACTGCAGGGCACTCTGACTGGCTGGACTTCAGCCCAAAAGTCTAATCAAAGGGAACTGCATCATTCAAAGAGCAGTATCTGATGCCTCTTTTACAGTCCCAAATGTACAGAGACTCTTGATCCATCAAACATTTATGGTATATCTCTTAGTaggcaaaataaaacatccCATTACCTTCCCCCACTCTGATGTCATACATAGATTTACTGAGAGTACACTTTGAAATTTCAcagaaatacattaaaaaataataaagcatGGACCAGTATCACTgtaaatgtgcgtgtgtgttagcTGAAAGGCTAATTTGCACATTCTCCCTTGGCTAGGTGTTAAATTAGCCATCAAAGGATCAGTCTGTAGGATTTcgggggatctattggcagacATGCAATACAATATTCATAAGTATgatttcattagtgtataatcacctgaaaataagaataaggtgaggggtattcagctggttgcagtctCCAACCTCATCGCTAGATGCCGCTACATGCTACAGATGGGTCCTTTAAAACATTATAACCATCACGCCcagtctgttttattcattattctTACATTGTGTCCATGTCTTAAGACtcacttttgtcttttattgtgaaacactAACAACTTGAAACACTTGCATCTGGTGTACAGGAGAGGACAGTGCTTACGGTAAAATAAAGTGGTTAATATCTTGTGGtcagtttaaaaatgtcaaaaatatacactcaaaaaaatatatacttgGTATCATCATACACCAGCTAAAAATCAAAAATGGGTGGTAATTATTGtgagaaatatgaaaatgaagcagGTACGTACTCTCCACCATTTGATGTTGGTATGTTCTTTTGGTTCTCCTTCACAGAAAAAAGAGATCAGATATCTTGGCGAATGGCTGCATAAACCACTGCCAGCTGTGTTTAACAGGCAGTGGGTCGCTCGACCGGGTATATCCAAACAAGAAATTGGGCTTGCCTTGGCTGGCTTCaacacactgttttgtttttgtttttgatgttttttttgttttttgttttttttttcagataatcccatggatttttctgtggtgTATTTATCTTAACAAACAGAAGAATTTTCTCAGCCTCAAAGGAACATTTTATCTTTCAGTCTATCACCAAATATGGAAATGCAGCGAGGCAGCAAAAATTGGAACTCAATCTAAATGTTTCACTagattttaataaataaaatacttcACTTTAACCCCGACCCCTGACCCCCGACCCCTGCCCCCTGCCTATTTAGCCTTTATAAGCAGTATCTAAACATGTAATTACCAGTTTCTAACAGACTTTGGTGGAGTTATAAGCAGATGTGTTAATCAATGTATTTGTCAACTCATCCTTTGGAGGCTGGTGTAAAAACAGATTATGAATGACAGCACAGTAAAACTTGCATGTTATAAAATATGTTGCTGACAAATACTGATTatgaaaatatagaaaatgtctTTACATCTGAGTACAGCTACATTATGGTCTGCTGTAAGCCATTTATTAAAAGTGTATGTAGTGCTTATAATGTTAAATAGGAGGGCTAAAGTAAAGTGTAACCCGCTGAAGTAGTGAGTCATCATGAGTATAATCATGCTGTGGATAACAGTAGCACCAAACCCCAGATATCTGAGATAGAGGGGCCACAGGTGGGCCCTTACCTTCAAATGAGGACATGGGCTCCAAGATGCCGAACTGCTTGAGAACTGCCATGAAAAGGATGATGACCACGCCGATGGCAAACAGCTCCATGCCCTGGATCCCCATGACTTCGGGATCGGGAGAAGCCACTCAGGGCCAAGCCTACAGGACAAGGCCTGGCCCCgtggagagagatgaaaggaaaccTGGGCCGGCCCGTGTAAAGCTGGGCCC
This Chaetodon auriga isolate fChaAug3 chromosome 5, fChaAug3.hap1, whole genome shotgun sequence DNA region includes the following protein-coding sequences:
- the kcnip3b gene encoding calsenilin isoform X1 produces the protein MQADGKVVDGSLLGDANGVEPAPGRVKDSGKWQKPRFSRKALMKCCLVKWIIASTQPQDKNSSDSDLELSTVRHQPEGLDQLQTQTKFTRKELQSLYRGFKNECPSGMVDEETFKTIYSQFFPQGDATTYAHFLFNAFDIDRNGSIRFEDFVIGLSVLLRGSVTEKLNWAFNLYDINKDGYITKEEMLAIMKSIYDMMGRYTYPCVRDEAPYEHVDKFFQKMDKNRDGVVTIEEFIETCQKDENIMNSMQLFENVI
- the kcnip3b gene encoding calsenilin isoform X3: MGAVMAALSVEARRRLSRPSCLSHCGHSAARYHRSDSSDSDLELSTVRHQPEGLDQLQTQTKFTRKELQSLYRGFKNECPSGMVDEETFKTIYSQFFPQGDATTYAHFLFNAFDIDRNGSIRFEDFVIGLSVLLRGSVTEKLNWAFNLYDINKDGYITKEEMLAIMKSIYDMMGRYTYPCVRDEAPYEHVDKFFQKMDKNRDGVVTIEEFIETCQKDENIMNSMQLFENVI
- the kcnip3b gene encoding calsenilin isoform X2, with the translated sequence MSVRWETEGLQTVGIVCLVIMFLKLMHLLGLIDITETDSSDSDLELSTVRHQPEGLDQLQTQTKFTRKELQSLYRGFKNECPSGMVDEETFKTIYSQFFPQGDATTYAHFLFNAFDIDRNGSIRFEDFVIGLSVLLRGSVTEKLNWAFNLYDINKDGYITKEEMLAIMKSIYDMMGRYTYPCVRDEAPYEHVDKFFQKMDKNRDGVVTIEEFIETCQKDENIMNSMQLFENVI